In Euphorbia lathyris chromosome 9, ddEupLath1.1, whole genome shotgun sequence, the following are encoded in one genomic region:
- the LOC136205220 gene encoding sodium/hydrogen exchanger 1-like, with protein sequence MASNETIPQILQLQDSSSFLSTTTIIALCVFFTLLCACIIIGHLLEENRWANESITALILGLCAGAVVLLINKWQHSNLLDFSEDLFFLYLLPPIIFNAGFQVKKKQFFKNFTIILLFGILGTVISFCLISLGAFVLFKRIGVSTLTIQDFLAIGAILSATDSVCTLQILSQDETPFLYSIVFGEGVVNDATSIVLYNAVESLNASNIDATTALKLLGNFLYLFFTSTALGIVVGLLSAFIIKTLYFGRHSTDREVALMMLMAYISYLIAELLNLSGILTIFFCGIVMSHYTWHNVTESSRITTKHAFATMSFIAETFIFVYVGMDAFDIERWKGSDASVGESIAISSTLFALVLVGRAAFVFPIANIRNCFKKRGSTKIEFKQQFIMWWAGLMRGAVTIALSFNQFKNSATVSSADSSLMSTCTIIVVLFSTIVCGSVTKPLIEALLLRNRKPMVSDATDNASLEDLRLLFIESVDPSEEENNQIAPKASNLRLLMRNPTTTVHYFWRKFDDKFMRPVFGGRGFVPFVPSSPTGAADDNTLIEK encoded by the exons ATGGCTTCCAATGAAACAATTCCACAAATCTTACAACTGCAAGATTCATCCTCCTTCCTCAGTACCACCACTATAATTGCCCTCTGCGTTTTCTTTACTCTTCTCTGTGCTTGTATAATTATCGGTCACCTTCTTGAAGAGAACCGCTGGGCAAATGAATCTATTACTGCTCTTATTTTG GGACTCTGTGCTGGTGCGGTGGTTTTGCTGATTAATAAATGGCAACATTCGAACTTATTAGATTTTAGTGAGGATTTGTTCTTCCTTTACTTGCTTCCTCCAATCATTTTCAATGCTGG ATTTCAGGTGAAGAAAAAGCAGTTTTTCAAGAATTTCACAATAATCTTGTTGTTTGGGATTCTTGGCACGGTAATCTCATTCTGCCTCATATCACTAG GTGCTTTTGTGCTTTTCAAGAGAATTGGTGTTTCCACTCTGACTATTCAAGACTTCCTAG CTATTGGTGCCATATTGTCGGCCACTGATTCAGTTTGCACATTACAG ATTCTGAGTCAAGATGAAACACCATTTCTTTACAGCATAGTGTTTGGTGAAGGAGTAGTAAATGATGCTACCTCTATTGTGCTTTACAATGCAGTTGAATCACTAAACGCCAGCAACATCGATGCCACTACAGCTTTAAAGTTATTGGGAAACTTTCTTTACCTCTTCTTCACCAGTACTGCTCTTGGTATAGTA GTGGGTCTTTTAAGCGCTTTTATCATAAAAACACTTTACTTTGGAAG GCATTCCACTGATCGGGAAGTTGCACTTATGATGCTCATGGCTTATATTTCATACCTAATTGCTGAG CTTTTAAATCTCAGCGGGATTCTGACAATTTTCTTCTGTGGTATTGTAATGTCACACTACACATGGCACAACGTAACTGAAAGCTCACGGATAACTACCAA GCATGCATTTGCAACAATGTCATTTATTGCAGAAACTTTTATCTTCGTCTACGTTGGCATGGATGCCTTCGACATTGAGAGATGGAAAGGGAGCGATGCAAG TGTAGGCGAATCAATTGCAATCAGTTCGACATTGTTTGCATTAGTGTTAGTGGGAAGGGCTGCATTTGTTTTTCCTATAGCAAATATTAGGAACTGTTTTAAGAAGAGAGGAAGCACAAAGATTGAATTCAAACAACAG TTCATCATGTGGTGGGCGGGACTAATGAGAGGTGCAGTTACTATTGCTTTATCATTTAACCAG TTTAAGAACTCCGCAACAGTCAGTTCTGCCGATTCTTCATTGATGTCCACGTGCACCATAATCGTTGTTCTATTCAGTACCATT GTCTGCGGCTCTGTAACGAAACCTCTAATCGAAGCACTGCTGTTGAGGAATAGAAAGCCAATGGTTTCAGATGCAACTGATAATGCAAGTCTGGAAGATCTAAGGCTACTTTTCATTGAAAGCGTTGATCCAAGTGAGGAAGAAAACAATCAAATAGCCCCAAAGGCAAGCAACTTAAGGTTGCTAATGAGGAATCCTACGACAACAGTGCACTACTTCTGGAGAAAATTTGATGACAAATTCATGAGGCCCGTGTTCGGTGGCCGGGGATTCGTGCCATTCGTACCAAGTTCACCAACAGGAGCAGCTGATGACAATACCTTAATTGAAAAGTAA